Sequence from the Bacteroidota bacterium genome:
TTGGATTAGAGGATGGGACGTTTGTAATTGCAGGTCAAAAAATTGACAAAGAAATATCAGGTACTAGAATTAACCGGGACTGTTATGTAATAAAAATTAATGCAGTGGGAGATACCCTCTGGACAAAAAAGTATGCTTTGGGACAAGGAGTTTCAAGTAATCCTGATTTTGAATCATTTAGGAAAATAATTAAAACAAATGATAACGGTTTTGTAGTGATGGGTTATTCTTCTCATTTTCTTGGTAATAAATGGAAAACATACCTTATTAAAATTGACAGTATCGGAAATAAGGAATGGGAAAAAATTTATAATTCCAGATCTGAGAATGAATGTGCATGGAATATGATTGAAATTGGCGATGGATATTTAATGACTGGTTTTACCGACAACACTTCCGATAACATAAGAAGATGGTATATTCTAAAAATAGACAGTATTGGCAATGTAATCTGGGAAAAAATTTATGGAGGAAATCATTATAATGTAGCTGGTGGCATTACATCAACCAAAGATGGTTGTTACATAATTTCGGGAGGCCATTATATTTCTTCTACAAATAATCAAGGTTGGTTAGTGAAAATTGATCAGGAAGGAACCATGCTTTGGGAGAAAAAGTTTGGTGGATTTTATGAAGATGAATTAAACAGTCCTGTTGAAATGGAAGATGGCTGTATTGTTGTAGTTGGTTCTAGTAAGAGTTTTGGCACACAGTTAAATAATTCTGATGGATGGATAATTAAAACCGATCCCAATGGAAACCTTTTATGGGAAAGGGTTTATGGATTAGATAACGGTTATTCGGATTATTTATATGACATAAAGTCTACAGATGATGGAGGTTTTATTGCCTGCGGCCAAACTAGGAATAACCTGGATAGTACTTACCAAAACGCTTGGTTAATAAAGGCCGATTGTTTTGGATGCGACAGCCTTTTGTGTTATTATGAAGATACCATTTGTTATTATTACGATTGCAGCCAATATCCCATAGATGCTTTTTTTACTTCAAGTGCCGATACTATAGACCTTGCTTTTGAGAGCAGCATTGTTTTTTCTAATAATTCCTCAAATACCACAGCAAGGCATTGGGATTTCGGGGATGGTACAAAAGCCTATACAAACAGCACAAAAACGCATACCTATACGCAGGAGGGTACCTATATAGTATCATTAAAAGTACATCATGCTGTCTGTTACGAAACATTCAGCAAGGAAATAACAGTAATGAACTCAACAGGTTTAAATGGGTTAAAAGTTGATGGTTTTAAATTTAAAATTGTTCCTAATCCTGCTTCAAGTTAT
This genomic interval carries:
- a CDS encoding T9SS type A sorting domain-containing protein — protein: MKKFSLLILMFLILNNLCSKAQVVYFNNQYDYGQPFNGYPTATFESFQSVISTIDKGYLAVGFSSLFIEVNGSFDYIGPKLYVNKTDSLGHTIWDKIYNIEDSIENFGNSVLGLEDGTFVIAGQKIDKEISGTRINRDCYVIKINAVGDTLWTKKYALGQGVSSNPDFESFRKIIKTNDNGFVVMGYSSHFLGNKWKTYLIKIDSIGNKEWEKIYNSRSENECAWNMIEIGDGYLMTGFTDNTSDNIRRWYILKIDSIGNVIWEKIYGGNHYNVAGGITSTKDGCYIISGGHYISSTNNQGWLVKIDQEGTMLWEKKFGGFYEDELNSPVEMEDGCIVVVGSSKSFGTQLNNSDGWIIKTDPNGNLLWERVYGLDNGYSDYLYDIKSTDDGGFIACGQTRNNLDSTYQNAWLIKADCFGCDSLLCYYEDTICYYYDCSQYPIDAFFTSSADTIDLAFESSIVFSNNSSNTTARHWDFGDGTKAYTNSTKTHTYTQEGTYIVSLKVHHAVCYETFSKEITVMNSTGLNGLKVDGFKFKIVPNPASSYATVKIEGEIKENSKLLVYNIHGKVVKENIVSSQNSIIDLSETAPGIYYCVLFNGQAILCREKLVVVR